One genomic segment of Cervus canadensis isolate Bull #8, Minnesota chromosome 14, ASM1932006v1, whole genome shotgun sequence includes these proteins:
- the LOC122452940 gene encoding probable E3 SUMO-protein ligase RNF212, with the protein MASWVFCNRCFQPPQATSCFSLTNCGHVYCDVCLRKGKRDECLICKVACRTILLSKHTDSDIQALFMGIDSLCRKYAKETSQISEFQEKHRRRLLAFYGEKISQLEESLRKSTLRVEQLQRVRSSQQAVFSTVKTPASTPSARPNGPLFQSRDSSASERVESMEVDLTPSPRRKPEVTAGPPRISLLSPPRDGRMGSIAHRPQHLGLMPRCASEPQALRIPALQMPCEWPRQSPAPAAGRGAAPRQPISISGLMQRHQGLPALGDLCTSESRLLPSGCPRGAHA; encoded by the coding sequence CAGCTGGGTGTTCTGTAACCGCTGCTTCCAGCCGCCCCAGGCGACGTCGTGCTTCAGCCTGACCAACTGTGGCCACGTGTACTGTGACGTCTGCCTGCGCAAAGGTAAAAGGGATGAATGCTTGATTTGTAAAGTTGCATGTCGTACAATTCTACTTTCAAAACATACGGACTCCGACATCCAGGCGCTCTTCATGGGCATAGACAGTCTGTGCAGGAAGTATGCAAAGGAGACCTCCCAGATCTCAGAATTTCAAGAAAAGCACAGGAGGAGACTGTTAGCCTTCTATGGAGAAAAGATTTCTCAGTTGGAGGAGTCCCTCAGGAAGTCGACGCTGCGGGTGGAACAGCTGCAGAGGGTGAGGTCGTCACAACAAGCAGTTTTCAGCACAGTAAAAACTCCAGCTTCAACGCCTTCAGCAAGGCCAAACGGACCTCTGTTCCAGTCCCGTGACTCATCAGCCTCTGAAAGGGTCGAGTCCATGGAAGTTGACCTCACACCCTCTCCAAGGAGAAAGCCTGAGGTCACCGCTGGCCCACCGAGGATCTCCCTGCTCAGCCCACCTCGGGATGGACGCATGGGCAGCATCGCCCATCGCCCTCAGCACCTTGGCCTGATGCCCCGATGCGCCAGCGAGCCCCAGGCGCTCAGGATCCCGGCCCTGCAGATGCCCTGTGAGTGGCCAAGGCAGAGCCCGGCACCCGCGGCGGGCAGAGGAGCAGCGCCCAGGCAGCCCATCAGCATCTCGGGGCTGATGCAGAGGCATCAGGGCCTGCCAGCCTTGGGGGACTTGTGCACAAGTGAGAGCAGGCTCCTCCCATCTGGGTGTCCGCGGGGGGCTCATGCATGA